The proteins below come from a single Halomonas binhaiensis genomic window:
- a CDS encoding DUF3541 domain-containing protein produces the protein MKIKGRSSARLILLFTLCFSAAQGVAIAEQVTGQAQVADVASAQAVSQATAPLDQQVQASGSAQESYDYARIAAEMRDVYEDNLDQLSEDKQRHYVQRLWRLTGESQYLPLNREYGESLLADLASDAQLVKDPALVAQRNQELYESFPTDSVRDRQRKEMFASRTEMMLPRRLLFRLAQAQYHDILPLIPEETRESLNAAVMAVDWRSFLTDPEVISVYAAQVANQVAFLYHLGLMDLREEVLGAFQEQYSPQRVAKLDEDEYSNWLYGLTHIIIARSRYYQRLVPENQVEWILEDFEREAPSLIGRAKEDILAEVALCFLLTGNENHPLVEQIRAHLAAARDPVSGIIPSTTDDVDLELGEHRNVLAIMVFGWGAELTPGPDLSRSVDLSAFHP, from the coding sequence ATGAAAATCAAGGGACGGTCATCAGCCAGGCTCATCCTGCTTTTTACCCTGTGCTTCAGTGCTGCACAGGGTGTGGCAATTGCCGAGCAGGTAACGGGGCAAGCCCAGGTCGCGGATGTTGCATCCGCACAGGCGGTCAGCCAAGCAACTGCGCCTCTGGATCAGCAGGTTCAGGCCAGCGGCAGTGCGCAAGAGTCCTATGATTACGCACGCATTGCCGCTGAAATGCGCGATGTCTATGAAGACAATCTGGATCAGCTTTCCGAGGACAAGCAACGCCATTATGTCCAGCGCCTATGGCGTTTGACCGGAGAGTCGCAGTATCTGCCGCTCAATCGCGAATATGGTGAGAGCCTGTTGGCAGACCTGGCCAGTGATGCGCAGCTGGTGAAAGACCCCGCTCTTGTGGCACAGCGTAACCAGGAACTGTACGAGAGCTTTCCCACGGATTCTGTCAGGGATCGTCAGCGCAAGGAGATGTTTGCCAGCCGTACCGAAATGATGCTGCCCCGGCGTCTGCTGTTCCGTCTGGCCCAGGCCCAGTACCACGATATTCTGCCGCTGATCCCCGAGGAAACCCGCGAGTCGCTGAATGCGGCTGTCATGGCGGTGGACTGGCGTAGCTTCCTGACGGACCCTGAGGTGATATCGGTGTATGCCGCGCAGGTCGCCAACCAGGTGGCCTTCCTCTATCACCTTGGCCTGATGGACCTGCGTGAAGAGGTGCTGGGCGCATTCCAGGAACAATACTCGCCGCAGCGCGTCGCCAAGCTCGATGAGGATGAGTACAGCAACTGGCTGTATGGGCTCACCCACATCATCATTGCTCGCAGTCGTTACTATCAGCGGTTGGTCCCTGAAAATCAGGTCGAGTGGATACTGGAGGACTTCGAGCGTGAAGCTCCGTCCCTGATTGGCCGAGCCAAGGAGGATATCCTGGCGGAAGTGGCGCTGTGTTTTCTACTCACCGGTAATGAAAATCACCCTTTGGTAGAGCAGATTCGCGCACATCTTGCCGCTGCCAGGGATCCGGTTTCCGGGATCATTCCTTCCACCACGGACGATGTCGACCTGGAGCTCGGCGAGCATCGCAATGTACTGGCGATCATGGTATTTGGCTGGGGGGCTGAGCTAACTCCAGGACCTGATCTGAGCAGGAGTGTGGATCTTTCTGCCTTTCACCCGTGA
- the chrA gene encoding chromate efflux transporter encodes MTTSSSYSSLREIFRAFLVLGLTSFGGPVAHLGYFRQAFVARRGWLSESSYADLVVLCQFLPGPTSSQVGLSIGLMRGGLKGALAAWLAFTLPSALAMMLFALGASAMGGPLGESLIHGLKLVAVVIVAQAVLGMARSLCPDAIRASIAALAIVMIAMADHIGAAVFGQVIAIASGALIGWGLWRDEKEHDASAHKDLQMVFGVPLPPWLPALSLSLFVVLLAGLPLLALVSQHLGLGLADAAFRAGALVFGGGHVVLPLLEAETVGPGWVTQDAFLAGYGAAQAVPGPLFTFAAYLGTEAGDGSLLLGLVALIAIFLPGTLLVTGLLPLWQQLRTRRGLQAAMRGANAAVVGLLGAALYDPVWKTAVTSMSDLSIVVIGFVMLVAWRLPPWTVVLLCLGIGLIQGLI; translated from the coding sequence ATGACGACCTCTTCCTCGTATTCATCCTTGCGTGAAATTTTCCGCGCCTTCCTGGTGTTGGGGCTTACCTCCTTCGGTGGCCCCGTGGCCCATCTTGGATATTTTCGCCAAGCTTTCGTCGCTCGCCGAGGATGGCTGAGCGAAAGCAGTTATGCCGACCTGGTGGTGCTATGTCAGTTCCTTCCCGGTCCGACAAGCAGCCAGGTAGGGTTATCCATCGGCCTGATGCGCGGAGGACTCAAGGGGGCACTGGCTGCCTGGTTGGCTTTCACCCTGCCTTCTGCCCTGGCCATGATGCTATTTGCCCTCGGAGCTTCCGCCATGGGCGGGCCACTGGGCGAATCGCTGATACATGGTCTCAAGCTGGTAGCAGTGGTGATCGTGGCCCAGGCCGTGCTGGGCATGGCGCGCAGTCTTTGCCCCGATGCCATTCGGGCTTCCATTGCGGCCCTGGCCATCGTAATGATCGCCATGGCTGATCACATTGGTGCAGCAGTATTTGGCCAGGTCATCGCCATCGCGAGTGGTGCCCTGATCGGGTGGGGCCTGTGGCGTGATGAGAAGGAACATGACGCCTCTGCCCACAAGGACCTTCAGATGGTGTTTGGCGTCCCGCTCCCACCCTGGTTGCCTGCCCTGTCGTTGAGCCTGTTTGTCGTGCTATTGGCAGGGCTGCCGCTGCTGGCTCTGGTGAGTCAACACCTGGGGCTGGGGCTGGCAGATGCGGCCTTCAGAGCCGGTGCTCTGGTGTTTGGCGGTGGCCATGTCGTGCTGCCCCTGCTGGAAGCCGAGACAGTCGGGCCGGGCTGGGTGACACAGGATGCCTTTCTGGCGGGATATGGTGCAGCACAGGCAGTACCCGGACCGTTATTCACCTTTGCGGCCTACCTGGGAACCGAGGCAGGAGATGGCAGCCTGTTACTCGGCCTGGTGGCGCTGATCGCGATTTTCCTGCCGGGAACACTGCTGGTCACAGGATTGCTGCCACTATGGCAACAACTCCGTACCCGTCGTGGTCTACAGGCCGCCATGCGTGGGGCCAATGCAGCCGTCGTCGGCCTGCTGGGGGCGGCACTCTACGACCCGGTATGGAAAACCGCCGTGACCTCCATGAGCGACCTGTCCATCGTCGTCATCGGGTTCGTCATGCTGGTGGCCTGGCGCCTGCCACCCTGGACTGTCGTGCTGTTGTGCCTGGGCATCGGACTGATCCAGGGGCTGATCTGA
- a CDS encoding EAL domain-containing protein: protein MNMAKDHDAPRRPRPSLTWRVVMLSSLLLVALAVLITYLSWANMNKQLDSDRQEQVEQHRRELHFALSRAETSLKQLAGVVAAAPQLSQALEASDALAVDAALSSQWPTLQLESGIEEIRVYDSSNHLLFKQGTPTLEDEKDFRAWTAQVMGQERPLSTLRCTPQCFHYAAVPILGDGGSVGSLVISSSLAYVTRQAKELSSSETALVVNHTRGPVDARPERHIDSWNAWVIAVTNQDVSMPILHQAAPKIALQDLETTPWRLTHSSRELEISAIPILPQPARASSNNATSAYFLLVSDVTAQINAIRLDTRTLMLASLFGWLSAELLLLAILLNPMARLRRIAAVLPPLASGGFDQVRAALSPKNKLWPDEIDILEHSTLSLANQLDLLQQEVQIRGDELAQRVNELARERDFISSLIDTAQVFIVTLDDEGRINLVNAHLEEKLQTPASTLLGRRFDDVFPDEGAAQPSSNVTELRYEERELVIPSGECHTIIWHHSPFPRDNENSQARISVGLDITERKAAEARLTWLAERDPLTELYNRRFFQEALNKALAQGHHGSVLLFDLDQFKEVNELSGHHAGDRMLHEVARLLQQEYTHRGTVARLGGDEFALLLTGVDSDQTISVAKHLNQLLDSLSFVAEGHRHRISASIGIVQFPTHGTTPADLMASADMAMYKAKENPLQRWHLLSALANARDELNERVYWSERIRRALDDDDFVLMVQPIVHMKSHSIRHYEVLLRMRDGDRLIPPSRFIPLAEHSGQIIAIDRWVLHHCVQALAHLKGISLAVNLSGQSLHDEGLNQFLADELAEYDADPHHLILEVTETAAITDFSTARGVLQSMRDLGCHTALDDFGVGFSSFHYLGQLPVDYIKIDGSFIRSLAVSADSRVIVKAVADIAFGFGKQAIAEYVDHEALIPLLTSYGIEYGQGFHLGQPVPMEEAFGFDPVKL from the coding sequence ATGAACATGGCCAAGGATCATGATGCTCCCCGGCGCCCTCGCCCCAGCCTGACCTGGCGGGTGGTCATGCTGTCCAGTCTGCTCCTTGTCGCCTTGGCAGTACTGATCACTTATCTTTCCTGGGCGAACATGAACAAGCAGCTCGACAGCGACCGCCAGGAGCAGGTCGAGCAACATCGACGTGAACTGCACTTTGCCCTGTCCCGAGCGGAAACCAGTCTGAAGCAACTTGCCGGTGTCGTCGCCGCCGCACCCCAGCTTAGCCAGGCCCTGGAAGCCTCCGATGCCTTGGCAGTAGACGCAGCCCTGTCGTCACAGTGGCCTACGCTGCAGCTGGAATCCGGCATCGAGGAAATCCGTGTTTACGATTCCTCCAACCACCTGTTGTTCAAGCAGGGGACACCAACCCTGGAGGATGAAAAGGACTTCCGTGCCTGGACTGCTCAGGTCATGGGCCAGGAAAGGCCGCTGTCGACACTGCGCTGCACCCCGCAGTGCTTCCACTATGCAGCGGTCCCCATACTAGGTGATGGTGGCAGCGTCGGTAGTCTCGTGATATCCAGTTCCCTGGCTTATGTCACTCGCCAGGCCAAGGAGTTATCGAGCAGCGAAACCGCGCTGGTCGTCAATCATACTCGTGGCCCCGTGGATGCACGGCCCGAGAGGCACATCGATTCCTGGAACGCCTGGGTCATCGCGGTGACCAATCAGGATGTCAGCATGCCCATCCTGCATCAGGCAGCCCCCAAGATTGCATTGCAGGACCTGGAAACTACGCCTTGGCGCTTGACTCACAGTAGCCGGGAACTGGAAATATCTGCCATACCCATCCTCCCTCAACCAGCTCGCGCATCATCAAACAACGCAACCAGCGCCTATTTTCTCCTGGTCTCGGATGTCACTGCGCAGATCAACGCCATCCGCCTCGATACCCGCACGCTGATGCTGGCCAGCCTGTTTGGCTGGCTATCAGCAGAGTTGCTGCTGCTGGCCATCCTGCTCAATCCCATGGCCCGGTTACGGCGCATAGCTGCCGTTCTGCCCCCTTTGGCCAGCGGCGGGTTCGATCAGGTACGCGCGGCCTTATCCCCCAAGAACAAGCTGTGGCCTGACGAAATCGATATCCTGGAGCACAGTACCCTGTCCCTGGCCAACCAGCTTGACCTTCTTCAGCAGGAAGTCCAGATACGTGGTGACGAGCTGGCCCAGAGGGTCAACGAACTGGCCCGAGAGCGCGACTTCATCAGCAGCCTGATTGACACAGCCCAGGTCTTCATCGTGACGCTGGATGATGAAGGGCGTATCAACCTGGTCAATGCCCACCTCGAAGAGAAACTGCAGACCCCCGCTTCAACACTGCTTGGCCGACGGTTCGATGACGTCTTCCCTGATGAAGGCGCAGCACAACCCTCCTCCAACGTGACTGAGCTGCGTTATGAAGAGCGGGAACTGGTCATTCCCAGTGGCGAATGCCATACCATCATCTGGCATCACAGCCCTTTCCCTCGTGATAACGAAAACTCCCAGGCACGCATCTCAGTCGGCCTGGATATCACTGAACGCAAGGCTGCCGAGGCCCGGCTGACCTGGTTGGCGGAACGCGATCCACTGACGGAACTGTATAACCGGCGCTTCTTCCAGGAAGCACTCAACAAGGCACTGGCCCAGGGCCATCATGGCTCTGTACTGCTGTTCGACCTGGACCAGTTCAAGGAAGTCAACGAGCTGAGTGGTCACCATGCCGGGGACCGCATGCTGCATGAGGTTGCCCGCCTGCTGCAGCAGGAGTATACCCACCGTGGTACCGTGGCCCGGCTTGGAGGCGATGAATTTGCTCTGCTGCTGACAGGCGTCGACAGCGACCAGACCATCAGTGTCGCCAAGCACCTCAATCAACTGCTGGACAGCTTGAGCTTTGTGGCGGAAGGCCACCGCCATCGTATCTCGGCCAGCATCGGCATCGTGCAGTTCCCTACCCACGGCACGACACCTGCAGACCTGATGGCAAGCGCCGACATGGCCATGTACAAGGCCAAGGAGAATCCGCTACAACGCTGGCATCTGTTGTCGGCACTGGCCAATGCCCGCGATGAGCTCAATGAGCGTGTCTACTGGTCCGAACGAATTCGTCGCGCGCTGGACGACGATGATTTCGTACTGATGGTGCAACCCATCGTGCATATGAAGAGCCATAGCATCCGCCACTACGAAGTACTGCTGCGCATGCGCGATGGCGACCGCCTTATTCCCCCTTCACGCTTCATTCCGCTTGCCGAGCACAGTGGCCAGATCATTGCCATCGACCGCTGGGTGCTGCATCACTGCGTACAGGCTCTGGCGCACCTGAAAGGCATCAGCCTGGCAGTCAACCTTTCGGGACAGTCACTGCATGACGAAGGTCTCAATCAGTTCCTCGCCGACGAGCTCGCTGAATATGATGCCGATCCTCACCATCTGATTCTGGAAGTGACGGAAACCGCGGCAATTACCGACTTTTCCACCGCACGCGGCGTACTGCAGAGCATGCGTGACCTGGGTTGCCATACAGCCCTGGACGATTTTGGTGTCGGATTCTCAAGTTTCCATTACCTGGGTCAGCTACCCGTGGACTACATCAAGATCGATGGATCATTCATCCGTAGCCTGGCGGTCAGTGCCGACAGCCGAGTGATCGTCAAGGCGGTGGCTGATATTGCCTTCGGGTTCGGCAAGCAGGCCATTGCCGAGTACGTCGATCACGAAGCATTGATTCCCCTGCTGACTTCCTACGGAATCGAGTACGGACAGGGCTTCCACCTCGGTCAACCTGTGCCGATGGAAGAAGCTTTCGGCTTCGACCCGGTCAAGCTTTAG
- a CDS encoding DUF3581 family protein: MFLDEFHRCVDDRILISADQASRFAKRIAGDFNPIHTPGARRFCVPGDLLFALVLSRFGLSQHMSFRFLAMVGADRSLTFASSDDGVIRVFDDEGKCYLEVMRRGETTQDASVIEAFTRCYVAFSGKNFPHYLKPLMQQHGVMFNPKRPLVIYDSMGFSLDRLDALQPELQLRDSELAVLGKRGDVSLEFGIKADGEDIGVGSKKLVVSGLCAYDAEAMDDIVSEFYRLKAAHTVSA, from the coding sequence ATGTTTCTCGACGAATTTCACCGCTGTGTCGACGATCGCATTCTGATTTCGGCCGACCAGGCAAGCCGCTTTGCCAAGCGCATCGCGGGTGATTTCAACCCCATTCATACCCCGGGGGCACGGCGTTTCTGCGTGCCTGGCGACCTGCTGTTCGCCCTGGTGCTATCGCGTTTCGGATTGTCCCAGCATATGAGTTTTCGTTTCCTGGCCATGGTGGGAGCAGACCGCTCGCTGACCTTTGCTTCTAGTGATGATGGTGTGATTCGCGTCTTCGATGACGAAGGCAAGTGCTATCTCGAAGTGATGCGGCGCGGTGAGACCACTCAGGACGCCAGCGTGATCGAAGCCTTCACACGTTGCTATGTAGCATTTTCGGGCAAGAACTTTCCTCACTACCTCAAGCCGCTGATGCAGCAGCATGGCGTGATGTTCAATCCCAAGCGCCCGCTGGTGATCTACGACAGCATGGGCTTTTCACTGGACAGGCTCGATGCATTGCAACCCGAGCTGCAGCTTCGCGACTCCGAGCTTGCCGTGCTTGGCAAACGGGGGGATGTCAGCCTGGAATTTGGCATCAAGGCCGACGGAGAGGATATCGGCGTGGGCTCCAAGAAACTCGTGGTCAGTGGCCTGTGCGCCTATGATGCCGAGGCTATGGACGATATCGTCAGTGAGTTCTATCGCCTCAAGGCAGCCCACACGGTCTCTGCCTGA
- a CDS encoding GNAT family N-acyltransferase, which translates to MSQNTRAEERHVKGEQLCKRFAKEFRCSLAESDHDRQRVYALRHQIYLGEMHCNLPEDPEKRLESDEFDQHALHCMIEHRESGQLAGCMRLVIPHPDQDNRMPVVHVAGPQFTRPELHPSLFPSTTICEISRLAVAPSFRKRAVTFPLVMIGLFLSSSALAGLTHRRNIYALMEPRLPRLLAQSGFRFHTVSEGIHYYGIRHAYYIDHVQAEQEMHHELDDLYQYIRGLLADQLQARASVTGERQKDPHSCSDQVLELAQPPSQIP; encoded by the coding sequence ATGTCACAAAATACGAGAGCTGAAGAGAGGCACGTCAAGGGTGAACAGTTGTGCAAACGCTTTGCCAAGGAATTTCGCTGTTCTCTAGCCGAAAGTGATCACGACCGACAACGTGTCTATGCATTGCGCCATCAAATCTATCTCGGCGAGATGCACTGCAACTTGCCGGAAGACCCAGAGAAACGCCTGGAAAGTGATGAGTTTGATCAGCACGCGCTGCATTGCATGATCGAACACCGCGAAAGCGGGCAACTGGCTGGTTGCATGCGCCTTGTCATCCCACACCCGGACCAGGACAACCGTATGCCGGTGGTCCACGTGGCCGGCCCGCAATTCACCCGGCCAGAACTCCACCCCAGTCTCTTTCCCAGCACGACTATTTGTGAAATCTCCCGGCTGGCCGTCGCCCCTTCCTTTCGCAAACGGGCGGTCACCTTCCCCCTGGTCATGATCGGCCTGTTCCTGAGCAGCTCCGCCCTGGCGGGTCTGACCCATCGCCGCAACATCTATGCATTGATGGAACCCAGGCTGCCACGTCTGCTGGCACAATCCGGATTCCGCTTTCACACCGTCAGCGAAGGAATCCATTACTACGGCATACGCCATGCTTACTACATTGATCATGTTCAGGCAGAACAGGAGATGCACCACGAGCTCGATGACCTGTACCAGTACATCAGAGGTCTCCTGGCTGACCAGCTACAGGCCCGTGCCAGCGTCACGGGTGAAAGGCAGAAAGATCCACACTCCTGCTCAGATCAGGTCCTGGAGTTAGCTCAGCCCCCCAGCCAAATACCATGA
- the recD gene encoding exodeoxyribonuclease V subunit alpha has protein sequence MSQHHPALSDRGTLLALLDRWVTRGWLKELDRTFAEFLVQECPDAPPLLLLAAALTSHQLGRGHLCLDLAETLNVPDLALSLPPEGDGLEDLPPLPSQVLAELSTDEWAAALAHPQLVGHGHGVTPLVAESVGHDANITTRLYLRRYWQHEQDIRHSISARLETAASNPDDFATPLDALFPRATDIDWQRQACALAARSPFAVITGGPGTGKTTTVVKLLALLQSHALKQAGRALRIRLAAPTGKAAARLNASIAAQVENLMLDGLSEDPQRLRDAIPSEVVTLHRLLGSRPDTRRLQHNAQSPLALDMLVVDEASMVDVEMMAALLKALPNQARLVLLGDKDQLASVEAGAVLGDLCRRAEGGHYLPETAAWLRTATGQSLPNDVIDANGLNLDQVVMMLRVSHRFDASSGIGQLAKAVNAGAPDAARRILNQGFPDLVGLSLSADDATTGKRLEQLVVEGSAHKAGNAAKGYRHYLDVMLRTRPAHQAAGTPDMNIDGNVSHSNANDGNLVWDDWARRVLHAHGSFQLLCALRRGPWGVEGLNIRIRQALSRSGWLPGWTAEVSEETWYPGRPVLITRNDYGLGLMNGDIGITLALPDPEHARGTTLRVAFPATDGSDRIRWVLPARLRDVETVFAMTVHKSQGSEFEHTALVLPNAPNPILTRELVYTGITRARHWLTLVENGHGILDQAITRRVIRASGLNWEPSLFPS, from the coding sequence ATGAGCCAGCATCACCCCGCCCTGAGCGATCGCGGCACGTTGCTTGCCCTGCTCGATCGTTGGGTGACACGCGGCTGGCTCAAGGAACTGGACCGGACGTTTGCAGAGTTCCTTGTCCAGGAATGTCCCGATGCCCCGCCGTTGTTGCTGCTGGCAGCGGCGCTGACCAGCCATCAACTGGGCCGGGGCCACTTGTGCCTCGACCTGGCCGAGACCTTGAACGTTCCCGACCTAGCCCTGTCCTTGCCACCGGAAGGAGATGGGCTGGAGGACCTGCCACCTCTGCCAAGCCAAGTGCTGGCCGAATTGAGCACGGACGAATGGGCTGCGGCTCTGGCACACCCGCAACTGGTCGGTCATGGGCACGGAGTAACCCCCCTCGTCGCAGAGAGCGTCGGGCATGACGCTAACATCACGACACGCCTGTATCTGCGCCGCTACTGGCAGCATGAGCAGGATATTCGACATAGCATCTCTGCCCGTCTCGAAACGGCAGCATCGAATCCTGACGACTTTGCCACGCCCCTGGATGCGTTGTTCCCCCGCGCCACAGACATCGATTGGCAACGCCAGGCCTGTGCCCTCGCTGCCCGCTCGCCATTCGCCGTCATCACCGGGGGACCCGGTACCGGCAAGACCACCACCGTCGTCAAGCTGCTGGCCCTGCTGCAGAGCCATGCTCTCAAGCAAGCCGGCCGAGCCTTGCGCATTCGCCTGGCAGCCCCTACAGGCAAGGCAGCGGCCCGGCTCAATGCCTCCATTGCCGCCCAGGTGGAAAACCTGATGCTGGATGGTCTCAGCGAGGATCCCCAGCGATTGCGCGATGCCATCCCCAGCGAGGTTGTCACATTGCATCGCCTGCTGGGCTCACGCCCGGACACTCGGCGCCTGCAGCACAACGCACAATCGCCTTTGGCACTCGACATGCTGGTGGTGGACGAAGCATCCATGGTCGATGTAGAGATGATGGCAGCGTTGCTCAAGGCTTTGCCAAACCAGGCACGCCTGGTACTGCTTGGCGACAAGGATCAGTTGGCTTCGGTGGAAGCCGGAGCCGTGCTGGGAGACTTGTGCCGACGCGCCGAGGGCGGCCATTATCTCCCGGAAACTGCCGCCTGGCTTCGCACCGCCACCGGCCAGAGCCTGCCGAATGATGTCATCGATGCCAACGGCCTCAACCTGGATCAGGTCGTGATGATGCTGCGTGTCAGCCACCGCTTTGACGCATCAAGCGGCATTGGACAACTGGCCAAGGCCGTCAATGCCGGGGCTCCAGATGCCGCTCGGCGCATTCTCAACCAAGGCTTTCCGGATCTGGTCGGCCTGTCGCTGTCCGCCGATGATGCAACCACGGGGAAACGGCTTGAACAGCTGGTTGTCGAGGGGTCGGCTCACAAGGCAGGCAATGCAGCAAAAGGCTACCGTCATTATCTGGATGTCATGCTCCGGACACGCCCTGCACATCAAGCCGCCGGCACGCCTGACATGAATATCGACGGCAATGTCAGCCACAGCAATGCCAACGACGGCAACCTGGTGTGGGATGACTGGGCCAGGCGTGTGCTCCACGCTCATGGCAGTTTCCAGTTGCTGTGTGCCTTGCGCCGGGGACCATGGGGAGTGGAAGGGCTCAATATCCGGATTCGCCAGGCCCTTTCCCGTAGCGGCTGGTTGCCGGGCTGGACCGCCGAGGTGTCGGAGGAAACCTGGTATCCCGGCCGGCCTGTCCTGATCACTCGTAATGACTATGGCCTTGGCCTGATGAATGGCGATATCGGCATCACCCTGGCCCTCCCTGACCCGGAGCATGCTAGAGGTACCACGCTTCGAGTTGCCTTTCCGGCGACGGATGGCAGTGACCGCATTCGCTGGGTGCTACCCGCCCGCCTGCGCGATGTCGAAACAGTTTTCGCCATGACAGTGCACAAGTCACAAGGCTCCGAGTTCGAGCACACCGCCCTGGTCCTGCCGAATGCCCCCAACCCCATCCTGACTCGGGAACTGGTCTACACCGGCATCACCCGAGCCCGACACTGGCTGACACTGGTGGAAAACGGGCACGGCATCCTCGACCAGGCCATCACCCGTCGGGTGATACGCGCCAGCGGCCTGAATTGGGAGCCTTCTCTATTCCCATCATGA
- the nhaD gene encoding sodium:proton antiporter NhaD: protein MATALLLLGFSGASHAVTGELNLTGSTTGFLAVAVFVVAYGLVMAEEKLHMRKSKPVLVAAGIIWALIGWVYVQSGLPDEAEHAFHATLLEFSELMLFLLVAMTYINAMDERQVFDGLRAWMVQKGFSYRSLFWLTGGLAFIISPVADNLTTALLMCAVVTKVAEGDRKFINLSCINIVVAANAGGAFSPFGDITTLMVWQAGLVQFQEFFELLVPSLVNFLVPALAMTLFIPKRTPESLDEAVELKRGARRIILLFLLTVATAVACHTLLHLPPVLGMMTGLGYLQFFGYYLRKSLPRSLDRKRTQYVQRGDWRKLEQLGSVVPFDVFNRIARAEWDTLLFFYGVVMCVGGLGFMGYLGLLSDVMYTQWNATWANIALGIMSAVIDNIPVMFAVLTMEPDMSHGHWLLITLTAGVGGSLLSIGSAAGVALMGQARGYYTFMGHLRWTPVIALGYAASVATHLWLNQASFTLP from the coding sequence ATGGCTACCGCTCTACTATTGCTAGGGTTCAGCGGTGCCAGTCATGCCGTTACCGGTGAACTGAACCTGACAGGCTCCACGACAGGCTTCCTTGCCGTGGCCGTTTTCGTGGTGGCCTATGGTCTGGTCATGGCGGAAGAAAAACTGCACATGCGCAAGTCCAAGCCGGTCCTGGTGGCTGCTGGCATCATCTGGGCATTGATTGGTTGGGTTTATGTGCAATCAGGACTGCCGGATGAGGCGGAGCATGCCTTCCATGCCACCTTGCTGGAATTCTCGGAGTTGATGCTGTTCCTGCTGGTCGCCATGACCTACATCAACGCCATGGATGAACGCCAGGTATTCGATGGACTGCGAGCCTGGATGGTGCAAAAAGGCTTCAGCTATCGCAGCCTGTTCTGGCTGACCGGCGGGTTGGCATTCATCATCTCGCCTGTCGCCGATAACCTGACGACCGCCTTGCTGATGTGTGCCGTGGTCACCAAGGTGGCCGAGGGCGACCGCAAGTTCATCAACCTGTCCTGCATCAATATCGTCGTTGCCGCCAATGCTGGCGGCGCCTTCAGCCCCTTCGGCGACATCACCACATTGATGGTGTGGCAAGCGGGCCTGGTCCAGTTCCAGGAGTTCTTCGAGCTGCTGGTGCCATCATTGGTCAACTTCCTGGTCCCGGCTCTGGCCATGACGCTGTTCATTCCCAAACGCACGCCTGAAAGCCTGGATGAGGCGGTGGAACTCAAGCGCGGTGCAAGGCGCATCATTCTACTGTTCCTGCTGACTGTCGCCACGGCCGTTGCCTGCCATACGCTGCTGCATCTGCCACCGGTGCTGGGCATGATGACCGGCCTCGGTTACCTGCAGTTCTTTGGTTACTACCTGCGCAAGAGCTTGCCTCGGTCCCTGGATCGCAAGCGTACCCAGTATGTTCAGCGAGGCGACTGGCGGAAGCTGGAGCAGTTGGGCAGCGTCGTGCCTTTCGACGTCTTCAATCGTATCGCTCGTGCCGAGTGGGACACCTTGCTGTTCTTCTATGGCGTTGTCATGTGTGTTGGCGGGCTTGGCTTCATGGGCTATCTGGGGCTGTTGTCCGATGTCATGTATACCCAGTGGAACGCAACCTGGGCCAATATCGCCCTGGGCATCATGTCGGCCGTCATCGATAACATTCCCGTCATGTTTGCCGTGCTGACCATGGAGCCCGACATGTCGCATGGCCACTGGCTGCTGATCACACTCACCGCAGGTGTTGGCGGCAGTTTGCTATCCATTGGCTCTGCTGCCGGCGTGGCCCTGATGGGGCAGGCTCGTGGCTACTACACTTTCATGGGCCACTTGCGCTGGACGCCCGTCATCGCACTCGGCTATGCCGCCAGCGTGGCCACGCATTTATGGCTTAACCAGGCCAGCTTCACTCTCCCCTGA